The following proteins are co-located in the Acidimicrobiales bacterium genome:
- a CDS encoding SDR family oxidoreductase, with amino-acid sequence MSRLCEGRVAIVTGAGRGIGREHALMLAEHGAKVVVNDLGGERDGTSTGDLSPAQQVVEEIKGMGGEAVANGDDVSSWEGAQRMINMAVENFGDLHVVVNNAGILRDRMLTNMTEAEWDAVIQVHLKGTFAPARWAAAYWREKVKAGEQVSGRIINTTSVSGIYGNVGQTNYGAAKAGIASFTVIASRELARYGVTVNAVSPGALTRMTEDLGMGSLEGEDRERMSPRWIAPIVTWLASEESAGVTGRIFQVSGRELAVAEGWHKGPSADPIDDPTKIGEVAKDLVRKARLNANMAGDDFDGGLAE; translated from the coding sequence ATGAGCAGGTTGTGCGAAGGTCGGGTCGCGATCGTCACCGGAGCCGGCAGAGGTATCGGGCGCGAGCACGCCCTTATGCTCGCCGAGCACGGCGCCAAGGTCGTTGTGAACGATCTGGGCGGCGAGCGCGACGGAACCTCCACCGGAGATCTGTCGCCCGCTCAGCAGGTGGTCGAAGAGATCAAGGGCATGGGCGGCGAGGCGGTCGCCAACGGCGACGACGTTTCGAGCTGGGAGGGCGCCCAGCGGATGATCAACATGGCCGTCGAGAACTTCGGCGACTTGCACGTCGTGGTCAACAACGCCGGCATTCTGCGCGACCGCATGCTCACCAACATGACCGAAGCCGAGTGGGACGCGGTCATCCAGGTGCATCTGAAGGGCACCTTCGCTCCGGCTCGCTGGGCCGCGGCGTACTGGCGCGAGAAGGTCAAGGCGGGCGAGCAGGTCAGCGGTCGCATCATCAACACCACGTCGGTGTCGGGTATCTACGGCAACGTCGGCCAGACCAACTATGGCGCCGCCAAGGCCGGCATCGCCAGCTTCACCGTCATCGCGTCCCGCGAGCTCGCACGTTATGGGGTCACGGTCAACGCCGTGTCGCCGGGTGCACTCACTCGCATGACCGAGGATCTGGGCATGGGTTCGCTCGAGGGCGAAGACCGCGAGCGCATGTCGCCACGCTGGATCGCCCCCATCGTCACGTGGCTGGCCAGCGAGGAGAGCGCAGGCGTCACCGGCCGCATCTTCCAGGTGTCTGGGCGCGAGCTGGCGGTCGCCGAGGGCTGGCACAAGGGCCCCAGCGCCGACCCCATCGACGATCCGACCAAGATCGGTGAGGTCGCCAAGGATCTGGTTCGCAAGGCCAGGCTGAACGCCAATATGGCCGGCGACGACTTCGACGGCGGACTGGCCGAGTAG
- a CDS encoding MaoC/PaaZ C-terminal domain-containing protein, which translates to MGLNANAVGAESEPTDRSWTSKDALLYAVGVGAGAVDPADELEFTTENSHGITQRVLPTMAVVLGAGNALAAAGDVDWGRLLHGSQGVTLHQELKPDATVTCINRIAGMWDKGEGKHAIIDLETEAVDKASGEPVFTTRSSLVIRGSGGFGGESGDTAPTVFAPDSTPDHEVTYQTRTDQALTYRLSGDRNPLHSDPWFATELAGFPKPILHGLCTYGFTGRALLHTLAGGDPARFVSMDSRFSSPVFPGESLTVRMWGGDGGWVYQTLASVGTDNERVVIDNGWCVVR; encoded by the coding sequence GTGGGTCTGAACGCCAACGCTGTCGGGGCCGAGTCTGAACCGACCGATCGTTCGTGGACGTCAAAGGACGCCCTGCTGTATGCGGTGGGTGTCGGCGCAGGTGCCGTCGACCCCGCCGACGAGCTCGAGTTCACAACCGAGAACAGCCACGGCATCACCCAGCGGGTCTTGCCGACCATGGCCGTGGTGTTGGGGGCGGGCAACGCCTTGGCTGCGGCGGGTGACGTCGACTGGGGTCGGCTGCTTCACGGCTCGCAGGGTGTCACCCTGCACCAGGAGCTCAAGCCCGACGCCACAGTCACCTGCATCAACCGCATCGCCGGCATGTGGGACAAGGGCGAGGGCAAACACGCCATCATCGACCTCGAAACCGAGGCCGTCGACAAGGCCAGCGGAGAACCGGTGTTCACCACCCGTTCGTCCCTGGTCATCCGCGGGTCGGGTGGTTTCGGCGGCGAGTCCGGCGATACCGCACCCACGGTCTTTGCCCCCGACTCGACGCCCGATCACGAGGTGACGTACCAAACCCGCACAGATCAGGCGTTGACGTATCGCCTCAGTGGCGATCGCAACCCGCTGCACAGCGATCCGTGGTTTGCCACCGAACTGGCCGGTTTCCCCAAGCCGATCCTGCACGGGTTGTGCACCTATGGCTTCACCGGGCGAGCCCTTCTGCACACGCTGGCGGGCGGTGATCCGGCCCGGTTCGTGTCGATGGACTCGAGGTTCTCGAGCCCGGTGTTTCCGGGTGAATCGCTGACGGTCCGCATGTGGGGCGGCGATGGAGGCTGGGTTTACCAGACCCTTGCGTCGGTCGGAACCGACAACGAGCGGGTGGTCATCGACAACGGTTGGTGTGTTGTCCGCTGA
- a CDS encoding TIGR03619 family F420-dependent LLM class oxidoreductase, with protein MKLGLFGINMGETGLPANLAKVAKAAEDAGFESVWTGEHIVLPDPQAPPSPAPPETPMVDTAVALAYIAAATETIKLGSGIIILPQRQPAVLAKSLASLDHVSGGRLIFGLGVGYLEPEMTACSTPMARRGERADEYLAAMRALWSGDAVSFEGDFVRFQSVTANPKPVQSQIHTVVGGHSDRALRRAVEMAHGWYGFMRDLETASDDLARLERIAAEVERPDWLGPLEISITPVRRPHEADLEAYAAMGVDRLIVQPGWHRGVDGALALIEELATD; from the coding sequence ATGAAGCTCGGATTGTTCGGTATCAACATGGGCGAGACCGGGTTGCCGGCCAACCTCGCCAAGGTCGCAAAGGCCGCCGAGGACGCGGGTTTCGAGTCTGTGTGGACCGGCGAACACATCGTGCTTCCAGATCCGCAGGCGCCACCTTCGCCCGCCCCTCCAGAGACGCCGATGGTCGACACCGCGGTTGCGCTGGCCTACATCGCAGCAGCTACCGAGACCATCAAGCTGGGTTCGGGGATCATCATCCTCCCGCAACGCCAGCCGGCCGTGCTGGCCAAGAGCCTGGCCTCTCTCGACCATGTCAGTGGCGGCAGGCTGATCTTCGGTCTCGGCGTGGGTTACCTAGAGCCCGAGATGACGGCGTGCTCGACCCCGATGGCTCGCAGAGGCGAGCGTGCCGACGAGTATCTGGCCGCAATGCGTGCGCTGTGGTCTGGCGATGCCGTTTCGTTCGAGGGCGATTTCGTGCGTTTCCAGTCGGTCACGGCCAACCCCAAGCCGGTGCAGTCGCAGATTCACACCGTTGTCGGGGGCCACAGCGACCGGGCGCTTCGGCGGGCGGTCGAGATGGCGCACGGCTGGTATGGCTTCATGCGCGATCTCGAGACAGCGTCCGACGATCTGGCCCGGCTCGAAAGAATCGCGGCAGAGGTCGAGCGCCCCGATTGGCTCGGACCACTCGAGATCTCGATCACGCCGGTGCGTCGCCCGCACGAAGCCGACTTGGAGGCCTATGCGGCGATGGGGGTCGATCGGCTGATCGTCCAACCCGGTTGGCATCGTGGCGTCGATGGTGCTCTGGCTCTCATCGAGGAGCTTGCGACAGACTGA
- a CDS encoding PaaI family thioesterase: MKFLDELRAQGRGRDIAALVDYVPYARFLGIEVDQMGDEVITVLRSKDDLIGNQTIGALHGGVVGAMLELTATLQLLYDLESASLPRTVDVSFDYLRSAQGPVTYGRAIVTRRGRRVANVRSELWQESRDKPVALCHGHFVLTPLEPTD; the protein is encoded by the coding sequence GTGAAGTTCCTCGACGAGCTTCGGGCCCAAGGGCGGGGCCGCGACATAGCGGCCCTGGTCGACTATGTGCCCTATGCGCGCTTTCTGGGCATCGAGGTCGACCAGATGGGTGACGAGGTCATCACCGTGTTGCGGTCGAAGGACGACCTCATCGGCAACCAGACCATCGGAGCGCTGCATGGCGGTGTGGTGGGTGCCATGCTCGAACTGACGGCGACTCTGCAGCTGCTGTACGACCTCGAGTCGGCCAGCCTGCCCCGCACCGTCGACGTGTCGTTCGACTATCTGCGGTCGGCGCAGGGTCCGGTCACCTACGGGCGGGCCATTGTCACCCGTCGCGGGCGGCGCGTCGCCAATGTCAGGTCCGAGCTGTGGCAAGAGTCGCGCGACAAGCCGGTTGCCTTGTGCCACGGCCATTTCGTGCTGACACCGCTGGAACCGACAGACTAG
- a CDS encoding PaaI family thioesterase: MSADEPVGVDVDVDEANEYLAHVPHARRLGMRVAAHSGDVCDLVLPYSDDLVGDPDTGVIHGGAITALLDNAAGFVARPPDGNRGETAIATLDMRIDYMRPATPGSDIVARAEIIRRTRNISFVRATAFHEDPGDPIAMCTAAFMIGTPNTPRTQGGPS, from the coding sequence TTGTCCGCTGACGAACCAGTCGGCGTGGACGTCGACGTCGACGAGGCCAACGAGTATCTGGCGCACGTCCCTCATGCCCGACGGCTGGGCATGAGGGTCGCTGCGCACAGCGGCGATGTGTGCGACCTGGTGCTGCCATATTCCGACGACCTGGTCGGCGATCCGGACACAGGGGTCATACACGGCGGAGCCATCACCGCACTGCTGGACAATGCGGCCGGGTTCGTCGCCAGGCCGCCCGACGGGAACCGGGGCGAGACCGCCATCGCCACCCTCGATATGCGGATCGACTACATGCGCCCGGCCACGCCCGGAAGCGACATCGTGGCCAGGGCCGAAATCATCAGGCGCACGCGAAACATCTCGTTCGTGCGCGCCACGGCGTTCCACGAAGACCCGGGCGATCCGATCGCCATGTGCACGGCAGCGTTCATGATCGGCACCCCCAACACGCCGAGGACCCAGGGAGGGCCGTCGTGA
- a CDS encoding FAD-dependent monooxygenase translates to MQRARAEGATVTEGSKVVDVVPQPGHIRVAFDDGRSIAASHVIAADGMWSPVRKMLHLDQPGYRGEWHAFRQYRRASGPEARKLWVGSSPTCCPGTHGRFP, encoded by the coding sequence GTGCAACGAGCCCGAGCCGAAGGTGCCACCGTGACCGAGGGCTCGAAGGTGGTCGACGTCGTTCCGCAACCCGGCCACATCCGCGTCGCGTTCGATGACGGCCGCAGCATTGCAGCCTCCCATGTCATCGCCGCCGACGGCATGTGGTCGCCTGTGCGAAAGATGCTTCACCTCGACCAGCCCGGCTATCGCGGCGAGTGGCATGCGTTTCGCCAGTACAGGCGCGCCAGTGGCCCCGAAGCACGCAAGCTGTGGGTTGGTTCGAGCCCGACCTGCTGCCCGGGTACGCATGGTCGTTTCCCCTGA
- a CDS encoding FAD-dependent oxidoreductase, whose amino-acid sequence MTSSRDEVSIDHEVVIVGAGPAGAAAAIELARSGVDALLVDKAQFPATSAAATA is encoded by the coding sequence GTGACAAGTTCCCGCGACGAGGTTTCGATCGACCACGAGGTGGTCATCGTCGGCGCCGGGCCCGCCGGAGCCGCCGCCGCAATCGAGCTCGCCCGCAGCGGCGTCGACGCCCTGCTGGTCGACAAAGCACAGTTTCCCGCGACAAGTGCTGCGGCGACGGCTTGA
- a CDS encoding cupin domain-containing protein — MAPKIRRVVTGHDEHGKAVVVSDEYATQILIRASRPGVTMTNLWQTDETPARFDGAEESLTEPFVLHPPKNGTIFRIIEFLPEDPTSWQTLDGKTAFAEMGASHNIVEGARHPFMHRTDSVDYAVILSGSITMLLDEEQDDVLLHAGDVVIQRGTNHAWSNRGTEPCHIMFVLIDATA, encoded by the coding sequence ATGGCCCCGAAGATCCGCCGAGTGGTAACGGGCCACGACGAGCACGGCAAGGCCGTGGTCGTCAGCGACGAGTACGCCACCCAGATACTGATACGCGCCAGCCGGCCCGGGGTCACCATGACCAACCTCTGGCAGACGGACGAAACCCCAGCCCGCTTCGACGGCGCCGAAGAGTCGCTGACCGAGCCGTTCGTGCTGCACCCGCCCAAGAACGGCACGATCTTTCGCATCATCGAGTTCTTGCCCGAAGACCCGACGTCCTGGCAGACCCTCGACGGCAAGACCGCATTTGCCGAGATGGGCGCCAGCCACAACATCGTCGAGGGTGCCCGCCACCCGTTCATGCACCGGACCGACTCGGTCGACTATGCGGTCATCTTGTCCGGATCGATCACCATGCTGCTGGACGAAGAACAAGACGACGTGTTGCTGCACGCGGGCGACGTAGTAATCCAGAGAGGCACCAACCATGCGTGGTCGAACAGGGGCACCGAGCCCTGTCACATCATGTTCGTGCTGATCGACGCAACCGCCTGA
- a CDS encoding transglutaminase family protein: protein MEIEQAWLEPTWFIDSDSPEVEQYATDAAGGATDPTEVAVRLFHAVRDGIRYDPYNVSHDAGAFRASTIARSEVNWCVPKSVLLTAAARNRGIPARLGFADVRNHLTSPKLRERMGTDMFLWHGYSELLLGGRWFKLSTAFNIELCQRFGVKVLEFDGTDDALMHPYDESGNRHMEYARQRGSYDDLPLDEILETFRTDYPRFTGAAKGAAEAGDDAFA from the coding sequence ATGGAAATCGAGCAGGCATGGCTCGAACCGACATGGTTCATCGACAGCGACAGCCCAGAGGTCGAGCAGTACGCAACAGACGCCGCTGGGGGTGCCACCGACCCCACCGAGGTCGCCGTGCGGCTGTTCCACGCGGTTCGAGATGGGATCCGCTACGACCCCTACAACGTTTCGCACGACGCAGGGGCGTTCCGCGCCAGCACCATCGCACGTTCAGAGGTCAACTGGTGTGTTCCCAAGTCGGTGTTGCTGACCGCAGCGGCCCGTAACAGGGGCATTCCGGCCCGGCTGGGGTTTGCCGACGTCCGCAACCACCTCACCAGCCCCAAGCTGCGCGAGCGCATGGGCACCGACATGTTCCTGTGGCACGGCTACAGCGAACTGCTGCTGGGTGGCCGATGGTTCAAGCTCAGCACCGCGTTCAACATCGAGCTGTGTCAGCGCTTCGGTGTGAAGGTTCTCGAGTTCGACGGCACCGACGACGCCCTCATGCACCCATACGACGAGTCGGGCAACCGCCACATGGAATACGCCCGCCAGCGCGGCTCGTACGACGATCTGCCCCTGGACGAGATCCTCGAAACCTTCCGAACCGACTACCCCCGGTTCACCGGAGCTGCCAAGGGCGCAGCCGAAGCCGGCGACGACGCCTTCGCCTAA
- a CDS encoding alpha/beta hydrolase gives MARGWCWDDVAASLRERGHEVEVVDLPGHDRPGDSSRKWNSAGAYVEAVSSAVGTCVEPPILVGHSMGGYVVQRFLERASVRKAVLVASVPRHGTLVPYLRAIRRHPAPALSAAATADFYRLVGSVDLTRDLFFSSETPEATVRHTFERLQGESALAIASMTLRRVKPNRVATPVHVIAGRYDQVFTVAEQQALADAYDTDLEVLDGGHDLMLDTCWPVLADALHRLT, from the coding sequence CTGGCACGGGGATGGTGTTGGGACGACGTCGCTGCTTCGCTGCGCGAGCGCGGACATGAGGTCGAGGTGGTCGACTTGCCGGGTCACGATCGCCCGGGCGACAGCTCTCGCAAGTGGAACTCAGCGGGTGCCTATGTCGAGGCGGTCAGCTCGGCGGTTGGCACCTGTGTCGAGCCGCCGATCCTGGTGGGGCACTCGATGGGCGGCTATGTGGTTCAGCGGTTCCTGGAACGGGCTTCGGTTCGCAAGGCGGTATTGGTCGCTTCGGTGCCGCGGCACGGCACTCTGGTGCCATATCTAAGGGCTATTCGACGGCATCCCGCGCCAGCCCTGTCGGCGGCGGCAACGGCCGATTTCTATCGGTTGGTCGGCTCGGTGGATCTCACGAGAGATCTCTTCTTCTCGTCGGAAACGCCCGAGGCAACTGTGCGCCACACCTTCGAGCGACTGCAGGGAGAGTCTGCACTGGCGATCGCTTCGATGACGCTGCGGCGTGTCAAGCCCAATCGGGTTGCCACTCCGGTGCATGTGATCGCCGGTCGGTACGACCAGGTCTTCACGGTGGCAGAACAGCAGGCGCTGGCCGATGCCTATGACACCGACCTAGAGGTGCTCGACGGGGGCCACGACCTGATGCTCGACACGTGTTGGCCGGTGTTGGCCGACGCCTTGCACCGTCTGACCTAG
- a CDS encoding alkaline phosphatase D family protein, with the protein MQRRTFLSLAAVGAATACTGGGNSDSAVTTSVSPAPTTGAPTTEPTGPAETAATTTTIPFQAGIGAAPFGLGVASGDPSTDGFVIWTRLVDGSAGNPVFSGPVEVSWWVATEPGAAAVASGTTITDETLGHSVHVVAEGLSPDTVYFYGFDVGGVASPMGRSRTSPTSAASTRVAFASCQHYEDGYFTAWDHIVEDQPDMAIVLGDMIYTRSGTEPKVREHGTSTPGDLTAFRRRWALYTAEEPLQRARASMPVCAVWDDNEVLSNYSADSPSGAQPTAEFAALRQAAYRAWWEHQPVRTGPPDESGALQIYRKLDWGDLATLWLLDERQYRSAQVCERLEALPAIEACEAIDDPSRTMLGQAQEEWLDEGISGSRAVWQLLASQTVVADWLIEVGDIAGLNNDQWDGYSPARDRLLATLSKADRALIVSGDVHLGAVNMVRGPNDTAFTELVTPSISSALDDRLALGLELTVAASDDVAYFETRHHGYVLVDITPGLATATFRHVDPASPSSPAANGPIVEANGRGALAVTR; encoded by the coding sequence TTGCAGCGCCGCACGTTCTTGTCGCTGGCCGCGGTCGGTGCGGCTACTGCATGCACCGGCGGCGGCAACAGCGATTCTGCGGTCACCACCTCGGTCAGCCCGGCGCCAACCACCGGCGCCCCCACGACCGAACCGACCGGGCCGGCCGAAACGGCCGCAACCACCACGACGATCCCGTTTCAGGCCGGCATAGGTGCCGCCCCGTTCGGCCTGGGTGTGGCAAGCGGCGACCCCAGCACCGACGGCTTCGTCATCTGGACTCGCCTCGTCGACGGCTCGGCCGGCAACCCGGTGTTCTCGGGCCCTGTCGAGGTGTCGTGGTGGGTCGCAACCGAGCCCGGTGCCGCGGCCGTGGCCAGCGGCACCACCATCACAGACGAAACCCTGGGCCATAGCGTGCACGTGGTCGCCGAAGGACTATCGCCCGACACCGTCTACTTCTACGGCTTCGATGTGGGAGGTGTCGCCTCGCCCATGGGGCGCTCGCGTACCTCGCCCACTTCGGCCGCCTCGACGCGGGTTGCCTTCGCCAGCTGTCAGCACTACGAGGATGGCTACTTCACCGCCTGGGATCACATCGTCGAAGACCAGCCAGACATGGCCATCGTGCTCGGCGACATGATCTACACACGTTCCGGCACAGAACCCAAGGTTCGCGAGCACGGCACCTCCACCCCCGGTGACCTCACGGCGTTCAGGCGACGATGGGCGCTGTACACCGCCGAAGAGCCCCTGCAGAGGGCCCGCGCGTCGATGCCCGTGTGCGCTGTCTGGGACGACAACGAGGTGCTCAGTAACTATTCGGCAGACTCGCCCAGCGGCGCGCAGCCCACGGCCGAGTTCGCGGCACTCCGCCAGGCCGCCTATCGAGCTTGGTGGGAGCATCAGCCCGTTCGCACCGGGCCGCCGGACGAATCGGGCGCGCTGCAGATCTATCGGAAGCTCGACTGGGGTGATCTGGCAACCCTGTGGCTGCTCGACGAACGTCAGTATCGCAGCGCTCAGGTGTGCGAGCGTCTCGAGGCATTGCCGGCGATCGAGGCGTGCGAAGCCATCGACGATCCGTCCAGAACCATGCTGGGCCAGGCCCAGGAAGAGTGGCTCGACGAGGGCATCTCAGGGTCCAGGGCAGTGTGGCAGTTACTGGCGAGCCAGACCGTGGTGGCCGACTGGCTCATCGAGGTCGGCGACATCGCCGGGTTGAACAACGACCAGTGGGACGGCTACTCCCCCGCCCGCGACCGCCTGCTGGCGACCTTGTCGAAAGCCGACCGAGCCCTGATCGTTTCTGGCGACGTGCACCTGGGCGCTGTCAACATGGTGCGCGGCCCCAACGACACCGCCTTCACCGAACTGGTGACGCCCAGCATCTCGAGCGCCCTCGACGATCGTCTGGCCCTCGGCCTCGAGCTGACCGTCGCCGCCAGCGACGACGTCGCCTACTTCGAGACCCGCCACCACGGATACGTGCTGGTCGACATAACCCCAGGCCTTGCGACTGCGACCTTCCGTCACGTCGACCCGGCTTCGCCCAGCAGCCCCGCGGCCAACGGCCCCATCGTCGAGGCCAACGGCCGCGGTGCCTTGGCCGTCACCCGGTGA
- a CDS encoding ABC transporter permease: MSASIEFWQAAVSWVLIAVAIALSLWRGLGIEHRIVVASLRAAVQLVAVGYLFTLVFDSDLDDLLAWTWVLVMVAITGLVAHRRAPAIPGGRRLTMTVTLATTGLSLAVVFGLGVLDYSPVSVVVIAGITIGNVLPGVVLAAKSVVDLVQNRPGEIEHLLALGFDRAGVVRFAGRDLANALIPQIERTNVVGLIALPGAMTGLLLAGVDPLDAVLIQLVVMYLVLGATATCVVFVVSAGLRNCFTPDLRLAPAVSGGAGSGFRRLRRSART; encoded by the coding sequence GTGTCGGCATCGATCGAGTTCTGGCAGGCGGCGGTCTCGTGGGTTCTGATCGCCGTGGCCATCGCGCTGTCGCTTTGGCGGGGCTTGGGCATCGAGCATCGCATTGTGGTCGCCTCGCTGCGTGCCGCAGTGCAGCTGGTCGCGGTCGGCTATCTGTTCACGCTGGTCTTCGACAGCGACCTCGACGATCTGCTTGCGTGGACTTGGGTGCTGGTCATGGTCGCAATAACCGGCCTGGTTGCACACAGACGAGCGCCGGCCATCCCGGGCGGTCGGCGACTGACGATGACGGTGACCCTGGCTACCACGGGGTTGAGCCTGGCCGTTGTGTTCGGACTTGGCGTGCTGGACTACAGCCCGGTCAGCGTGGTGGTCATCGCCGGAATCACCATTGGCAATGTGTTGCCCGGTGTTGTGCTGGCGGCGAAGTCTGTGGTCGACCTGGTCCAGAACCGGCCGGGCGAAATCGAGCATCTGCTGGCGCTGGGGTTCGATCGGGCCGGGGTGGTGCGCTTTGCCGGACGCGATCTGGCGAACGCGCTGATTCCTCAGATCGAGCGCACCAACGTGGTGGGTCTGATCGCCCTTCCCGGTGCCATGACCGGCCTGTTGTTGGCCGGCGTCGATCCGCTCGATGCCGTTCTCATTCAGCTCGTCGTGATGTATCTGGTGCTCGGTGCCACCGCCACGTGTGTCGTGTTCGTGGTGTCGGCCGGCCTGCGTAATTGCTTCACTCCAGACCTGCGTCTGGCGCCCGCTGTGTCGGGTGGGGCGGGCTCGGGCTTCAGGCGGTTGCGTCGATCAGCACGAACATGA
- a CDS encoding VanW family protein, with protein sequence MRSLFSMPRWAAATSVVALPVVLLVGVWLGDGLSHSGEVARNVHIAGDTVGGLGEDDLQTKVQSLATRFEQTPIIIETPDDEIELDAGRLGVHVDVEKTANAAMNAAGMRNPVSWISSLFNPTGSDLVLGFDPQVAESGLEGLNLVRTQPTEGRLDGSSGQLQLVPGTPGQQLDIDAVIAAIPDAVVSGESPIRVQAQWTTLEPRYGEAEFAPLIAEANAIINSGAQIQVNDFVTTLPSETAVRWFSSEFNEQGEPELVFDREMAVADIEALMAEGGVSGSSEPMFTVADNEVSVTAAQDAQICCEDNALDVLIEALQAPDHDPSVPVMLPVRTATPEEAIAAAEEMGIIELVSEFTTPHNCCESRVTNIQLFADLVRGTIIGPGETVSMNGIVGQRTTEKGFVGGGFIQNGVIVSDIGGGVSQFATTIFNAAFFAGLEFPEYQAHSIYISRYPFGREATISWPKPDLKIFNPTEYSILVWPTYTDTSITVQMYSTKVVDVEQTDQSVSWNGVCRNVVTERTRNWLDGRTEVDTVTARYRPEGQNCDGSPSDPSVTTTTEAEETTTTTDAGSTTTTSEGTASTTTTTAATSSTTTTTTAAATTTTTAATTTTTAATTTTAGG encoded by the coding sequence GTGCGTTCACTCTTCTCGATGCCCAGATGGGCGGCCGCGACATCGGTCGTCGCCCTGCCGGTGGTGCTACTCGTCGGCGTGTGGCTGGGCGACGGCCTGAGCCACAGCGGCGAGGTCGCCCGCAACGTCCACATCGCCGGCGACACGGTGGGTGGTCTGGGCGAAGACGACCTCCAAACCAAGGTCCAGTCGCTGGCCACTCGGTTCGAGCAGACCCCGATAATCATCGAAACCCCCGACGACGAGATCGAACTCGATGCGGGTCGCCTGGGCGTACACGTCGACGTCGAGAAGACCGCAAACGCAGCCATGAACGCAGCCGGCATGCGCAACCCGGTCTCGTGGATCTCGTCGTTGTTCAACCCCACCGGCTCGGACCTGGTGTTGGGGTTCGACCCGCAGGTCGCCGAAAGTGGCCTCGAGGGGCTCAACCTGGTGCGCACCCAGCCCACCGAGGGCCGCCTCGATGGTTCCAGCGGCCAGCTGCAACTGGTGCCCGGAACGCCGGGACAACAGCTCGACATCGATGCCGTGATCGCCGCCATCCCGGACGCGGTTGTCTCTGGTGAGTCACCCATCCGGGTGCAAGCCCAGTGGACCACCCTCGAGCCGCGCTATGGCGAAGCCGAGTTCGCTCCCCTGATCGCCGAGGCCAACGCCATCATCAACAGCGGCGCCCAGATCCAGGTCAACGACTTCGTGACCACACTGCCCTCCGAAACCGCCGTCAGGTGGTTCTCGTCCGAGTTCAACGAACAGGGCGAGCCAGAGCTGGTCTTCGATAGGGAAATGGCCGTGGCCGACATCGAGGCGTTGATGGCCGAGGGTGGCGTCAGCGGCAGCAGCGAACCGATGTTCACCGTGGCCGACAACGAGGTCAGTGTGACCGCAGCACAAGACGCCCAGATCTGCTGCGAGGACAACGCCCTCGACGTACTGATCGAAGCGCTGCAGGCACCAGACCACGACCCGTCTGTGCCCGTGATGTTGCCGGTGCGCACGGCAACCCCGGAAGAGGCCATCGCCGCGGCCGAGGAGATGGGCATCATCGAGTTGGTGTCAGAGTTCACCACACCGCACAACTGCTGCGAGAGCCGTGTCACCAACATCCAACTCTTCGCCGACCTCGTCAGGGGCACCATCATCGGCCCAGGCGAAACCGTTTCCATGAACGGAATCGTCGGCCAACGCACCACCGAGAAGGGCTTCGTGGGTGGCGGCTTCATCCAGAACGGCGTCATCGTCAGCGACATCGGCGGCGGCGTCAGCCAGTTCGCCACGACGATCTTCAACGCAGCGTTCTTCGCCGGCCTCGAGTTCCCCGAGTATCAGGCCCATTCCATCTACATCAGCCGCTACCCGTTCGGGCGCGAGGCGACGATCAGCTGGCCCAAACCAGACCTGAAGATCTTCAACCCCACCGAGTACTCGATTCTGGTGTGGCCCACCTACACCGACACGTCGATCACGGTTCAGATGTACTCGACCAAGGTGGTCGATGTGGAACAGACCGACCAGTCGGTGTCGTGGAACGGTGTGTGCCGCAACGTGGTCACCGAGCGCACCCGCAACTGGCTAGACGGCCGCACCGAGGTCGACACGGTAACCGCGCGCTACCGCCCAGAGGGCCAGAATTGCGACGGCTCGCCCAGCGACCCCAGCGTCACCACGACCACCGAAGCCGAGGAAACAACAACCACCACAGACGCCGGTTCGACGACCACCACGTCTGAGGGAACCGCCTCGACCACCACGACCACTGCGGCAACGTCGTCGACCACCACCACGACCACGGCTGCAGCCACTACTACAACTACCGCAGCAACCACGACCACGACCGCAGCCACAACAACTACCGCGGGCGGCTGA